The Streptomyces rubrogriseus genomic sequence ATGGTGCGTACGGCCGTCGCGAGGCGCACCCTGGAAGAAGGTGTTCCGGAGGTGATCGTCATGATGCACACCACAGTGGGATGGCATGTCGAGCTGGAGTTCACGGAGGACGACCAGCACACGCGGGCGGTCGCGATGGTGCGGCTCCCCGACGGCACCGAGGTCCGCGCGCACGGCCACGCCAGCCGGCACCGGATCGACTCCCAGCAGCCACGGGTCGGTGAGGAGGTCGCGGGCGCCCGGGCGTTGAACGAGCTGGCGATGCAACTGCTCACCAAGGCCCACGACGAGATCGACGCGGCGTCCGGGCGGACCTCGCACCCCATCCACGTCTGAACCGGGGCCGGGGCCCGTCGCTAGGACGGGCCCCGGGCGAGCGACGCACGCACCGCCCGGACCAGCGCCTGCGCCCGCGGGTCCGCCGTCACGGTCTTGCGGAAGCCGTTGGTGACGTAGCCCAGGGCGATGCCGGTCTCCGGGTCGGCGAAGCCCAGGGAGCCGCCGCGGCCCGGGTGGCCGAAGGAGCCGGGGCCCAGGAACGGGGACGCGCTGCCGTGCAGCATGTAGCCGAGGCCGAAGCGGGTGCCCACGACCAGGACCCGGTCGGGACCGGCGGACTCCTCCGCGCGGGCCAGCTCCATGGTCGCCCGGTCGAACAGCCGTACGTCGCGGGTCACGCCGTCGACCTCGCCGATCAGCGCCGCGTAGAAGCGGGCCAGACCGTCGGCCGTCGCGATGCCGTTGGCGGCCGGGAGCGCGGCCGCGCGGTACACCGGGTCGTTCTGGTCGGGGAACGGCGTGATCGCGGCGAAGGCACGGCGGGTGAGCGAGTCCGGGTCCTCGTACGCCGCGGTGACGGCGCGCTTGGGGCGCAGCCGCGGGCCGTTCCCGGGCTCCGACGGATCGGGATCGTCGAGGCGCCCGACGCGCCCGGCCCGGCCGGCCGCCTCCTCCGCCGCGGGCAGCCCCACCCACAGGTCCAGGCCGAGCGGGCGGGCGATCTCGTCCGCGATCCACTGCCCGGCGCCGCGCCCGCCCGTCACCCAGCGGACCAGCTCGTCGAGCAGCCAGCCGTAGGTCAGCGCGTGGTAGCCGTGGTCGGTGCCCGGCTCCCAGACGGGGGCCTGCGCGGCGACGGCGGCAGGGCCCCGCCGCGGGTCCAGGGCATCCTCGGGGGTGAGCGGACGGTCCAGGACCGGCAGCCCGGCCCGGTGGTTGAGCACGTGCCTGACCAGC encodes the following:
- a CDS encoding DUF1876 domain-containing protein translates to MMHTTVGWHVELEFTEDDQHTRAVAMVRLPDGTEVRAHGHASRHRIDSQQPRVGEEVAGARALNELAMQLLTKAHDEIDAASGRTSHPIHV
- a CDS encoding serine hydrolase domain-containing protein; translated protein: MNVHGTVAEGFEPVRDAFAQNFTALGERGAAVAVYRDGRKVVDLWGGTRNVDGTAGTEPWRRGTAQVVRSATKGVAAAVPLLLHRRGELDLDAPVGEYWPEFKAHGKERVLVRHVLNHRAGLPVLDRPLTPEDALDPRRGPAAVAAQAPVWEPGTDHGYHALTYGWLLDELVRWVTGGRGAGQWIADEIARPLGLDLWVGLPAAEEAAGRAGRVGRLDDPDPSEPGNGPRLRPKRAVTAAYEDPDSLTRRAFAAITPFPDQNDPVYRAAALPAANGIATADGLARFYAALIGEVDGVTRDVRLFDRATMELARAEESAGPDRVLVVGTRFGLGYMLHGSASPFLGPGSFGHPGRGGSLGFADPETGIALGYVTNGFRKTVTADPRAQALVRAVRASLARGPS